In the genome of Cellvibrio sp. KY-YJ-3, one region contains:
- a CDS encoding SIP domain-containing protein, which translates to MIGPYQKRNLLLENLKKIEWKAGEPAIFIAAESARMQAIKLYVKSQPGYSKIQTYASGYWKA; encoded by the coding sequence GTGATTGGCCCTTATCAAAAACGTAATCTGTTGCTGGAAAACCTTAAGAAAATCGAATGGAAAGCGGGTGAGCCTGCTATATTTATTGCTGCTGAATCAGCCCGGATGCAAGCGATAAAGCTATATGTAAAGAGTCAGCCAGGTTATAGTAAAATCCAAACTTACGCATCTGGATACTGGAAGGCATAA
- a CDS encoding beta-galactosidase, translating to MKNSQHLNQIILCIISLFLIASCAEPKHKKGKNDKINLLEVKERILLDFENESDIKAIELQNARSKLIVNEGNHGLEINFDSLNNHDSSVYINPSNTWNFNDYESAALVLDIENSTKSSTHIYIYTYDKSGAFQLSNVAVPAESNNSYLIELKVPSFLLNTGIRNDPPSWPHNYISTIWRGGTKTLDTSAITSIRLLISGVLENKQLIIDNLRVVKPNNFDPEYLTGLVDEYGQNAKQDFAGKVYSADQLRSFSQQEQENLTDQQFPSRSTFNGWINGPKLKSTGYFRAEKYQGKWSLVDPEGYLFFSNGIANIRMANTSTITGYDFDAALIKQRDAGDYTPEDSIGLNTAPKQAWSSRHISSQLRADMFTWLPSYSEAAGANYGYRRSVHSGSLKKGETFSFYRANLARKYATQNEEALMQDWRDTTIKRMHNWGFTSFGNWVDASFYQMNRLPYFANGWIIGDFKTVNSGNDYWGAMPDPFDPVFTQRTNKAIKKIADEVKNNPWCVGVFIDNEKSWGSMGSPSLQYGIVINGLKKYANDSPLKQEFINHLKNKYQNIESLNTAWDLKHTSWAQLSRPVELTSYNAQMLGDFSELLYLYADAYFSRVDKALTKYMPNHLYMGPRFAHWAMTPEVLKAAAKYVDVMSYNYYREGIDQPYWDFLAELDKPSIIGEFHNGAIDSGLLNPGLIHAESQFDRGEKYKSYLNSVIENPYFVGAHWFQYIDSPLTGRAYDGENYNVGFVSVADIPYTPLVKAAQEVNKSLYIKRFGK from the coding sequence ATGAAAAACTCACAACATCTTAATCAAATTATATTGTGCATAATTAGTCTATTTTTAATAGCATCCTGCGCTGAACCAAAACACAAAAAAGGCAAGAATGATAAAATTAACCTGCTTGAAGTTAAAGAACGCATTCTGCTTGATTTTGAAAACGAGAGCGACATAAAAGCAATTGAGCTACAAAACGCCAGATCGAAACTCATTGTTAATGAGGGAAATCACGGGTTAGAAATCAATTTTGACTCACTCAACAATCATGATTCATCGGTTTACATCAACCCGTCAAACACATGGAATTTTAATGATTATGAATCAGCAGCTCTCGTGTTAGATATTGAAAATTCAACAAAAAGTTCAACCCACATCTACATATATACTTACGATAAAAGCGGAGCATTTCAACTAAGTAATGTCGCCGTACCAGCTGAATCAAATAACAGTTACTTAATTGAACTTAAAGTACCATCTTTTCTTCTTAATACCGGAATTCGCAACGACCCACCCAGTTGGCCCCATAACTATATTTCAACTATTTGGCGAGGCGGCACAAAAACACTCGACACTAGTGCAATCACATCTATTCGTCTGCTTATTTCAGGCGTATTGGAAAATAAACAATTAATCATTGATAACCTCCGCGTAGTTAAACCTAATAATTTTGACCCAGAATACCTCACTGGTTTAGTTGATGAGTATGGCCAAAATGCAAAACAAGACTTCGCTGGGAAGGTTTACAGCGCCGATCAATTACGTAGTTTTTCACAACAAGAGCAAGAAAATTTAACTGACCAACAATTCCCATCCCGTTCAACATTTAATGGCTGGATAAATGGCCCCAAGTTAAAAAGTACCGGTTACTTTCGGGCTGAGAAATATCAGGGTAAATGGTCTCTCGTTGATCCAGAAGGATATCTATTTTTCTCGAATGGTATTGCCAATATTCGCATGGCGAACACCTCAACCATTACCGGTTATGATTTTGATGCTGCCCTAATCAAACAACGAGATGCTGGCGATTACACCCCCGAAGATTCGATAGGTTTAAACACTGCCCCGAAACAAGCTTGGTCATCGCGTCATATAAGCTCCCAATTGAGGGCTGATATGTTTACTTGGCTGCCCAGCTACAGTGAAGCTGCAGGCGCCAATTATGGATATCGCCGCAGCGTACATTCTGGCAGCTTAAAAAAAGGCGAAACCTTTAGTTTCTATAGAGCTAATTTAGCCCGTAAATACGCCACGCAAAATGAAGAAGCACTAATGCAAGACTGGCGCGACACCACCATCAAACGTATGCATAATTGGGGCTTTACATCCTTTGGTAATTGGGTGGACGCTAGCTTCTATCAAATGAATAGACTTCCTTATTTTGCTAATGGTTGGATTATTGGTGACTTCAAAACAGTTAATTCAGGCAACGACTATTGGGGTGCCATGCCCGATCCATTTGACCCAGTATTTACACAGCGCACCAACAAGGCCATTAAAAAAATAGCCGATGAAGTAAAAAACAACCCATGGTGTGTAGGCGTATTTATTGATAATGAAAAAAGCTGGGGGAGCATGGGTAGCCCTTCGCTCCAGTATGGAATTGTTATCAATGGATTAAAAAAGTATGCTAATGACAGCCCCTTAAAACAGGAGTTTATCAATCATCTGAAAAATAAGTATCAGAATATAGAAAGTTTAAATACCGCATGGGATTTAAAACATACTTCTTGGGCACAGCTGTCTCGGCCGGTAGAGCTGACATCTTATAATGCACAAATGCTGGGTGACTTCTCTGAATTGCTTTATCTTTATGCTGATGCCTACTTCAGTCGCGTAGATAAAGCACTAACAAAATATATGCCGAATCATCTGTATATGGGCCCACGCTTTGCGCATTGGGCTATGACACCTGAAGTACTAAAAGCCGCCGCAAAATATGTAGATGTGATGAGCTACAACTACTATAGGGAAGGTATTGATCAACCTTATTGGGATTTTTTAGCTGAGTTAGACAAACCCAGCATTATTGGTGAATTCCATAATGGCGCCATTGACTCTGGCCTCTTAAACCCTGGGTTAATACATGCAGAATCTCAATTTGATCGCGGTGAAAAATATAAAAGCTATCTCAATAGTGTGATTGAAAACCCCTATTTTGTGGGGGCACACTGGTTTCAGTATATTGACTCGCCATTAACTGGGCGGGCTTATGACGGTGAGAATTATAATGTGGGTTTTGTAAGTGTTGCCGACATCCCCTACACACCCTTAGTAAAGGCGGCGCAAGAAGTCAATAAAAGCCTTTACATTAAGCGTTTTGGAAAATAA
- a CDS encoding LamG-like jellyroll fold domain-containing protein gives MRNHDEQLIADYLAGEKVGSQLAEAIAKNPELLNKLASQRAMHRQLGHLLNENSTDDFVQKLEQKLNSRYGNNSQPAIRNQTVKIFNIKRHWYALAAAISFFSFLFVLKIFSPEITEVGAVYRVVSAISSGKPLTEGQKILSGPFSLSQGYAEITLKNGVRLLLEAPMSVDILSDEHLLLRRGKLVANVPPAATGFKVDTPSSSIIDLGTEFGVSVEDDGKSQVHVLTGEVKVRASTDQPYQLLVKDQARAFDLQQQVIHIKNNPNHFMRSLPGQSVAQPNYLHWSFDELSQQEFSCVGTGIDGKCYNAKVNSLNKKLAGISTVPGKFGNAVNFDGENSWLATVYKGIGGHKPRTVAFWLKAPKDFSLSQGFGILNWGLSDVQSAWQISLNPLAVSGPLGRIRIGTNQGEIVGTTDLRDDNWHHLAIVLFGGKDANLSTNVLIYVDGNLEYSDHKSIAKVFTDLNHPNSKPLTMGRNIAFDDQNTNQNNRFFRGQLDELYIFDSALDEPQIKNLMKKNTVGH, from the coding sequence ATGAGAAATCATGACGAACAATTAATAGCGGACTATCTCGCAGGCGAAAAAGTTGGGTCGCAATTGGCAGAAGCCATTGCTAAAAATCCAGAGCTGTTAAATAAGTTAGCTAGTCAACGTGCCATGCACAGGCAATTGGGTCACTTATTAAATGAAAACTCAACAGATGATTTTGTGCAAAAACTAGAACAGAAACTTAATAGTCGTTATGGCAATAATAGCCAACCTGCCATACGCAACCAAACTGTAAAGATATTCAATATCAAGCGACACTGGTATGCACTAGCTGCAGCCATTAGCTTTTTTTCTTTTCTGTTTGTACTAAAGATTTTTTCCCCGGAAATTACCGAGGTAGGTGCGGTATATCGAGTTGTTTCCGCCATTTCTTCAGGCAAACCATTGACTGAAGGGCAGAAAATATTATCAGGCCCTTTTTCCTTAAGCCAAGGTTATGCCGAAATCACGCTGAAAAATGGTGTTCGTCTTTTATTAGAAGCACCAATGAGTGTAGATATACTATCGGATGAGCACCTATTGTTAAGACGCGGAAAACTAGTGGCCAATGTACCGCCAGCCGCCACCGGTTTCAAAGTTGACACGCCCAGTTCGAGCATTATTGATTTAGGTACAGAGTTTGGCGTTAGTGTTGAAGATGATGGAAAAAGTCAGGTGCACGTACTTACCGGTGAAGTAAAAGTAAGAGCCAGCACCGATCAACCCTACCAATTATTAGTGAAAGATCAAGCGCGCGCCTTTGATTTACAACAACAGGTTATTCACATTAAAAATAACCCCAATCATTTTATGCGCAGCCTTCCTGGTCAATCAGTAGCACAACCCAATTACCTGCATTGGTCTTTTGATGAGTTGTCACAACAAGAATTTTCCTGTGTCGGGACGGGAATAGACGGAAAATGTTACAACGCAAAAGTAAATTCACTAAACAAGAAACTTGCAGGCATATCAACCGTACCAGGTAAATTTGGAAATGCCGTTAATTTTGATGGTGAAAACAGCTGGCTGGCCACTGTATATAAAGGGATCGGCGGGCACAAACCTCGAACTGTGGCTTTTTGGTTGAAAGCACCTAAAGATTTTTCTTTATCACAAGGGTTTGGAATATTGAATTGGGGTTTGAGCGATGTGCAATCCGCATGGCAAATTTCATTGAATCCATTAGCTGTTAGTGGCCCCCTTGGTCGCATCCGTATAGGAACGAATCAAGGTGAAATAGTGGGAACTACCGACTTACGCGATGACAATTGGCATCACTTAGCAATTGTTTTATTTGGTGGCAAAGACGCAAATCTTAGTACAAATGTCCTTATTTATGTAGATGGCAACTTAGAATACAGCGATCACAAATCTATAGCTAAAGTCTTTACCGACCTTAATCACCCAAATTCAAAACCATTAACCATGGGTCGTAATATTGCGTTTGATGATCAAAACACCAATCAAAATAATCGTTTTTTCCGCGGGCAATTAGATGAACTATACATCTTTGACTCGGCTCTTGATGAACCGCAGATTAAAAACCTAATGAAAAAAAATACTGTTGGCCATTAG
- a CDS encoding RNA polymerase sigma factor, whose protein sequence is MENKVADKDVCTNVKAAQAGDRSAFSKLVQLNQRYLRAFIASRTEYTQDVDDLAQEAFILAYENLKKINDPAAFRSWISGIALNLIRNHRRKHLRSTPYEPDIIQELLDTQQLSGSISTEDAIDFTGLSGCFLKLEPDQQAILRDHYVEGFSVKQLCEKFTVKHSTMTMRLYRCREWLRDCIIKQQQGESE, encoded by the coding sequence ATGGAAAATAAAGTAGCCGACAAAGATGTATGCACCAATGTAAAGGCGGCTCAAGCGGGTGATCGGTCTGCTTTCAGTAAACTAGTGCAGCTAAATCAACGTTATTTGCGCGCTTTTATAGCCAGCCGCACTGAATACACTCAAGATGTAGATGACCTCGCACAAGAGGCATTTATATTGGCCTATGAGAATTTAAAAAAAATAAATGACCCTGCCGCTTTTCGTTCATGGATTTCTGGTATTGCTTTAAATCTTATCCGCAATCATCGCCGAAAGCATCTGCGCTCCACACCTTATGAACCCGACATTATTCAAGAGTTACTAGACACACAACAATTAAGCGGGAGCATAAGCACGGAGGATGCAATTGATTTTACCGGGCTTTCAGGATGTTTTTTGAAGCTTGAGCCTGATCAACAGGCGATATTACGCGATCATTACGTTGAGGGTTTTAGTGTGAAACAACTCTGTGAAAAATTTACCGTAAAACATTCAACAATGACCATGCGGCTATATCGCTGCCGTGAATGGCTGCGCGATTGCATTATTAAACAGCAGCAAGGAGAAAGCGAATGA
- a CDS encoding FAD-dependent oxidoreductase — protein MITTPFSSTSRLNKEIVINTDLVIAGGGLAGVCAAITTARAGSRVVLVQDRPVLGGNASSEVRLWALGATSHMGNNNRWSREGGVIDEIMLDNLKQNQLGNALIFDSILLNKVAAEANITLLLNTAVFQVNKTLATHIDSVLAFCSQNSTQYHINAPLFCDASGDGILAFNAGASFRMGAESCDEFGELMAPKNESTDLLGHSLFFYSKKLDRPVVFTKPDFAYSHEEIAAIPRCKNINGNDSGCKFWWLEFGGVLDTIYQSEDIKWELWKIVYGIWDYIKNSGKFEDVENLTLEWVGTIPGKRESRRFEGHYMLKQQDIVTQHIFDDAVSYGGWAIDLHPAEGIYSDKPACSQFHSKGVYQIPYRCFVSRDIDNLFLAGRIISASHMAFGSTRVMITCAHGGQAVGEAAAFCRELNCKPAALLAPKHMRELQQRLNLNGQSIPLIPISPSLLMQKAKIKVSSTFELNDLRPNGEFKTLDQSLAQLLPLNAGPVPKISVDVRAQTESILICELRISSKTGNYTPDILVERIELPLTPGEQNIDIEFTAELSQQQYGFLCFMRNNTLSLALSDQRITGLCTLLNKVHKAVSNTGRQDPPENSGLDAFEFWTPERRPNGHNLALHLSPALKPYSAEHLRGGFIRPYLGTNAWVAKLEDKNPNIELSWSDNVKITGLKLFFDTDADHALETVLMEHPETQMPCCVQTIRVLNAYGEELYACAGNYQSIKIIHFNPPLLSNCLNIELSHTEAGAPASLFAIEIL, from the coding sequence ATGATTACTACACCCTTTAGTTCAACATCACGTTTAAACAAAGAAATAGTTATTAATACCGACTTAGTGATTGCAGGTGGTGGTTTAGCGGGAGTTTGTGCAGCTATAACTACAGCGCGCGCAGGCAGCCGTGTAGTATTAGTACAAGATCGTCCTGTGCTCGGTGGCAATGCCTCTTCCGAAGTTAGACTCTGGGCCCTCGGTGCCACCTCTCACATGGGCAATAATAATCGCTGGTCGCGTGAGGGAGGCGTGATTGATGAGATCATGCTTGACAACTTAAAACAAAATCAACTGGGTAATGCGCTAATTTTTGATAGTATTTTGTTAAATAAAGTTGCCGCTGAAGCTAATATCACTCTGCTGTTAAACACTGCAGTATTTCAAGTAAATAAAACCTTAGCTACACACATAGACAGCGTTTTAGCCTTTTGTAGCCAAAACTCTACTCAATACCATATTAATGCCCCGTTATTTTGTGACGCAAGTGGTGATGGCATACTGGCTTTTAATGCTGGTGCAAGTTTTCGTATGGGTGCAGAGTCTTGCGATGAGTTTGGCGAACTCATGGCGCCTAAAAATGAAAGTACCGACTTACTCGGTCATTCGTTATTTTTTTACAGTAAAAAATTAGACCGTCCAGTGGTATTCACCAAACCTGACTTTGCTTATAGCCACGAAGAAATTGCCGCTATTCCTCGCTGCAAAAATATTAATGGCAATGATTCCGGTTGTAAGTTTTGGTGGTTAGAATTTGGCGGCGTGCTTGATACGATCTACCAAAGTGAAGATATAAAATGGGAGCTTTGGAAAATTGTTTATGGCATTTGGGATTACATAAAAAATAGCGGAAAATTTGAAGACGTAGAAAACTTAACCTTAGAATGGGTGGGCACTATTCCGGGCAAGCGCGAAAGTAGGCGTTTCGAAGGGCATTACATGCTGAAGCAACAGGATATTGTGACGCAACACATTTTCGACGATGCAGTTTCTTACGGCGGCTGGGCGATTGATTTACATCCAGCCGAAGGCATCTATAGCGATAAGCCTGCATGCTCGCAATTTCACTCTAAAGGGGTTTATCAAATTCCCTATCGTTGTTTTGTGAGTCGTGATATTGATAATCTATTTTTAGCGGGACGCATTATCAGTGCAAGCCATATGGCTTTTGGATCCACTCGCGTAATGATTACCTGTGCCCATGGTGGTCAGGCAGTTGGCGAGGCTGCCGCCTTTTGCCGTGAGTTGAATTGCAAACCCGCTGCACTACTTGCGCCTAAACACATGCGAGAACTTCAACAACGCTTGAATCTTAATGGACAGTCAATCCCCCTGATTCCGATATCACCTTCTCTTTTAATGCAAAAAGCCAAGATTAAAGTCAGCTCCACATTCGAATTAAATGATTTGCGCCCTAATGGTGAATTCAAAACATTAGACCAAAGTTTGGCGCAATTACTCCCATTGAACGCAGGCCCGGTGCCAAAGATAAGTGTCGATGTGCGCGCACAAACGGAAAGCATTTTGATCTGCGAATTACGCATAAGCAGTAAAACCGGAAACTATACGCCCGATATTTTAGTGGAAAGAATTGAGTTACCACTTACACCAGGTGAACAAAATATCGATATAGAATTTACGGCTGAATTAAGTCAGCAACAATATGGGTTTTTATGTTTTATGCGCAATAACACCCTGAGTCTGGCGTTGAGCGACCAACGTATAACTGGGTTATGCACACTGCTTAACAAAGTGCATAAGGCTGTTTCAAACACTGGGCGCCAAGACCCGCCCGAAAATAGTGGTTTAGACGCATTTGAATTTTGGACGCCTGAGCGTCGCCCCAATGGACATAATCTTGCCTTACACCTATCGCCCGCACTCAAACCTTATTCGGCAGAGCATTTACGCGGTGGTTTTATTCGCCCTTATCTCGGCACAAATGCTTGGGTTGCTAAACTTGAAGATAAAAACCCTAATATCGAATTATCTTGGTCAGATAACGTTAAAATAACTGGGCTAAAACTATTTTTCGATACTGATGCTGATCACGCCTTAGAAACTGTACTGATGGAGCATCCAGAAACTCAAATGCCTTGTTGTGTACAGACCATCCGCGTATTAAATGCATATGGCGAAGAGCTATATGCCTGCGCGGGAAATTATCAAAGCATAAAGATCATTCATTTTAACCCTCCACTGCTGTCCAATTGTTTAAATATCGAATTGTCTCATACTGAAGCTGGCGCTCCCGCCAGTCTATTTGCAATTGAAATTCTGTAA
- a CDS encoding glycoside hydrolase → MSDQDSGGFPWDIPQQRPKRELSAAMSRLYDNYQSPRPEDNDLFSSFKYTRIEGFDYQGDTGRVSRRDPSKIIKHNEIFYVWYTKRHTIAAPQGPLKCSDEIPSTDWDLAEIWYATSKDGFSWQEQGVAIKRPQKPELGWRSVSTPDILIWKGRFYLYYQAFMEASGLKGDHCPVTMSMSDSPNGPWQACGNVVVPNGAPGEWDQYSIHDPYLLIYNNKIHLYYKAAFGDRPEYLVANGLAIAESPLGPFKKHALNPVLNSGHETCFFPFKKGIAALATRNGNENNTIQYAEDGVNFSLAAVSSLMPIAAGPYVPDAFDDSGNGQGIRWGLAHFCDKEKSDKKFSFLGRFDCNLIPDSNNTDMKETDLVHKPEVYFYQSLSPDQIKARKSNP, encoded by the coding sequence ATGAGCGACCAAGATTCTGGCGGATTTCCATGGGACATTCCTCAACAGCGCCCTAAGCGTGAGTTAAGTGCCGCAATGAGTAGACTCTATGATAATTACCAAAGCCCTCGCCCAGAGGACAATGATCTATTCAGCAGTTTTAAATATACGCGAATAGAAGGTTTTGATTACCAAGGTGATACAGGGAGAGTTTCTCGTCGAGACCCCTCTAAAATCATTAAACACAATGAAATTTTTTATGTTTGGTATACCAAACGTCACACCATCGCAGCACCCCAAGGGCCGCTTAAATGTAGCGATGAAATTCCATCAACAGATTGGGATTTAGCAGAAATATGGTACGCGACAAGCAAAGATGGCTTTAGTTGGCAAGAACAAGGAGTGGCAATCAAACGCCCACAAAAACCTGAGCTTGGCTGGCGCTCCGTGAGCACTCCTGACATTCTAATTTGGAAGGGTAGATTCTATCTTTATTATCAGGCGTTCATGGAAGCAAGTGGACTTAAGGGTGATCACTGCCCGGTAACCATGTCGATGTCTGATTCACCCAATGGCCCCTGGCAAGCCTGCGGCAATGTGGTGGTACCTAATGGTGCACCCGGTGAGTGGGATCAATACTCCATTCATGATCCTTATTTACTTATCTATAACAATAAAATTCATCTTTATTACAAAGCCGCCTTTGGTGATAGGCCTGAATATTTAGTGGCTAATGGTTTGGCTATCGCAGAATCACCATTGGGACCCTTTAAAAAACACGCCTTAAACCCCGTATTAAATTCAGGGCATGAAACATGTTTTTTCCCCTTTAAAAAAGGTATTGCTGCCTTAGCTACACGCAATGGCAATGAAAACAATACGATTCAATATGCAGAAGATGGCGTGAACTTTAGCTTAGCGGCTGTCAGCTCTTTAATGCCGATTGCAGCAGGCCCCTATGTGCCAGATGCGTTTGATGACTCCGGTAATGGGCAAGGAATCCGCTGGGGGCTAGCACATTTTTGCGACAAAGAAAAATCTGATAAAAAATTCAGCTTTCTCGGCAGATTTGATTGTAATTTAATCCCCGACAGCAATAACACTGACATGAAAGAAACAGATCTGGTGCATAAACCTGAGGTATATTTCTATCAGAGTCTAAGCCCCGATCAAATAAAAGCTAGAAAATCCAATCCATAA